The following coding sequences lie in one Arachis ipaensis cultivar K30076 chromosome B05, Araip1.1, whole genome shotgun sequence genomic window:
- the LOC107644757 gene encoding serine/threonine-protein kinase pakG-like codes for MGKDWYWSSRSSKRSSSSSSATTTISQAEPPPPPPPPSGCMCAVFHLFHFHPFHPFPTTAAVHHQQKSSPQDLPLPQAPRNSLEESHHLSTTQPSNIIEQEQHFKIPKKIQVMKTSEVDMCCSSMESPGTSAKTPTLVARLMGLDLLPPPSSNLSSPSCSSSSCISTPNLHLLSKHRNSTDCVIVDHSSPRTRSDLDYYHHRLSLQINTNNNKDEDLEMMRFSSSSSSSLLSKRNNHFDDNHNNNNNVSNGRTSSSSSSSSPSHLARQIVKQVKKNVMMNSGRKVGQDITNTIKQREPQLVTQIKLKKKLSSKPSSPSLDNHHDSNSSSFSPRLRFIETKNNSHKPPAAPPSPPPPPPPQQVEELPRVLIRPKEEGSLQQNQKSSSSVAKCTKKVNNEKFSSSSRLKKQEEPFIVRPTSPPTTRTGDIIIKNATKTHHKKTHPLSNNLLNNINTVVPNLFPIKTEASPPPTKINHNKKQSEVCDKSSPQQLSSSWSHHHSHRYKQEGIISTLATRDFSTNDIVQAKSTNQNNAYSSSSTTGEELAAAAAAESEHHGPEFQYITGILSRTFNKEEQHATTTGQRFFHDLEEHPILNSHVSTPENVKDCIFSMKQKLGLRWNRRLMFDLVDEVLMEVLRPIKSEEKSRLWFLHGRCCCYYQGTVEGLMERVWKRIGKFPCKRCEFLEDIDWLIESEDMEKVKVEVEEGLEEEGERLVAEIEGNIWNTLVHESLMVMVTAY; via the exons ATGGGAAAGGATTGGTATTGGTCTAGTAGATCTTCCAAGagaagtagtagtagtagtagtgctACAACAACAATATCACAAGctgaaccaccaccaccaccaccacctccttcCGGTTGCATGTGTGCCGTCTTTCACTTGTTTCATTTCCATCCATTTCATCCCTTCCCTACCACCGCCGCCGTACATCACCAACAAAAGTCATCACCACAAGATCTTCCCCTTCCCCAAG CACCTAGGAATAGCTTGGAAGAATCACACCATCTTTCTACTACACAACCCTCAAATATCATCGAACAAGAACAACACTTCAAAATTCCA AAGAAGATACAAGTGATGAAAACTAGTGAAGTTGACATGTGTTGTTCATCAATGGAATCTCCGGGGACATCAGCAAAGACACCAACATTAGTAGCAAGGTTGATGGGTCTTGATCTTCTACCTCCACCTTCTTCAAACTTGTCATCACCCTCTTGTTCATCTTCATCATGCATTTCCACACCAAATCTGCACCTCTTATCCAAACACAGGAACAGCACTGACTGTGTTATTGTTGATCACTCCTCACCAAGAACAAGATCAGATCTTGACTACTATCACCACAGGCTCTCCCTCCAAATcaacaccaacaacaacaagGACGAGGATTTGGAGATGATGCggttctcatcatcatcatcatcatcattactcTCAAAAAGGAACAACCATTTTGATGAcaaccataataataataataatgtctcTAATGGCAGaacaagttcttcttcttcatcatcatcaccaagccATTTGGCAAGGCAAATTGTAAAGCAAGTTAAGAAGAATGTGATGATGAACAGTGGTAGAAAAGTTGGACAAGACATCACCAACACAATCAAACAAAGAGAACCACAACTTGTTACCCAAATCAAACTTAAAAAGAAACTTTCTTCCAAGCCATCATCACCATCACTTGATAATCATCATGATTCAAACTCATCATCTTTTTCTCCAAGGTTAAGGTTcatagaaaccaaaaacaacagcCACAAGCCACCAGCTGctccaccatcaccaccaccaccaccaccaccacaacaaGTGGAAGAGCTTCCAAGAGTTTTGATAAGGCCAAAGGAAGAAGGGTCGTTGCAGCAGAATCAGAAATCATCATCATCAGTGGCAAAATGTACTAAGAAGGTGAACAATGAAAAGTTCAGCTCATCATCAAGGCTCAAAAAGCAAGAGGAGCCATTCATAGTTCGACCAACTTCACCACCAACAACTAGAACCGGTGACATCATCATCAAGAATGCCACAAAAACCCATCATAAGAAGACTCATCCATTGTCCAACAATCTTCTCAATAACATCAACACTGTCGTCCCCAACCTTTTCCCTATCAAGACTGAAGCTTCTCCTCCACCAACCAAAATTAATCACAATAAGAAGCAG TCAGAGGTATGTGACAAAAGTAGCCCCCAACAGTTATCTAGTTCTTGGAGCCATCATCACAGTCACAGGTACAAACAAGAAGGGATAATAAGCACACTCGCCACCCGAGATTTCAGCACAAACGACATCGTTCAAGCCAAAAGCACTAACCAGAATAATGCATATTCATCATCATCCACCACTGGAGAAGAACTTGCAGCAGCTGCAGCTGCTGAATCTGAACATCACGGACCAGAATTTCAGTATATCACAGGAATCCTAAGCCGTACTTTCAACAAGGAAGAACAACATGCCACAACAACAGGTCAACGCTTCTTTCATGACCTCGAAGAACACCCAATTTTGAATTCCCATGTTTCCACTCCCGAAAACGTTAAAGATTGCATCTTTTCGATGAAACAAAAACTGGGTCTGCGCTGGAATCGGAGGTTGATGTTTGACTTGGTGGATGAGGTGTTAATGGAGGTTCTTAGGCCTATAAAAAGCGAAGAAAAGAGTAGGCTTTGGTTTTTGCATGGGcgttgttgttgttattaccaAGGGACGGTTGAAGGATTAATGGAGAGAGTGTGGAAGAGGATAGGGAAGTTCCCATGCAAGAGGTGTGAGTTTTTGGAGGACATTGATTGGTTGATAGAATCAGAGGACATGGAGAAGGTGAAGGTGGAGGTTGAAGAAGGTTTGGAGGAAGAAGGAGAAAGGTTGGTGGCAGAGATTGAAGGGAACATATGGAACACATTAGTGCATGAATCCCTTATGGTTATGGTCACTGCCTATTAG
- the LOC107642209 gene encoding MADS-box protein AGL42 (The sequence of the model RefSeq protein was modified relative to this genomic sequence to represent the inferred CDS: added 45 bases not found in genome assembly), translating to MVRGKIEMKRIENATSRQVTFSKRRSGLLKKAHELSVLCDAQIALIIFSQSGRLFEYSSTSDMEQMLERYRQYVADDGRINNIGEFQQLEFDPPSLAKKIELLELSQRKLMGQGLSSCSFDELVGIENQLVSSLQNIRLKKAQLYREHIEQLQNKEKDLLLENAKLTEMGWQSRKSAPSKARHLCVQRKKSEERWDKQRDTTLSPSPSNQSSVLVETELFIGLPEWR from the exons atggtgagaGGAAAGATTGAGATGAAAAGGATAGAGAATGCAACAAGCCGTCAAGTAACGTTTTCAAAGAGGAGGAGTGGGCTTCTAAAGAAAGCACATGAGCTTTCTGTTCTTTGTGATGCACAAATTGCTCTTATAATCTTTTCACAAAGTGGGAGGCTCTTTGAATACTCAAGTACTTCAGA CATGGAACAAATGTTGGAACGCTACCGTCAATATGTAGCAGATGATGGTCGTATCAATAATATTGGAGAATTCCAG caattggaatttgatcccCCAAGCTTGGCTAAGAAGATTGAACTTcttgagctttctcaaag GAAGCTAATGGGACAGGGCCTGAGCTCTTGTTCATTTGATGAACTCGTTGGAATTGAGAATCAGCTTGTGTCAAGCTTGCAAAACATTAGGCTCAAAAAG GCTCAGCTTTATAGAGAGCATATTGAACAACTACAAAATAAG GAGAAGGATTTGCTCCTAGAGAATGCCAAATTAACTGAAATG TGTGTGCAAAGAAAAAAATCAGAAGAGCGATGGGACAAACAGAGAGACACAACATTATCCCCTAGTCCAAGTAACCAAAGTTCTGTTCTTGTGGAGACTGAATTGTTCATTGGACTTCCCGAATGGCGCTAG